A portion of the Pagrus major chromosome 8, Pma_NU_1.0 genome contains these proteins:
- the LOC141001578 gene encoding leucine-rich repeat-containing protein 4C-like, whose protein sequence is MLNKMTSSQQQQMMRGPRWNRALSDPLFVLLLALQLLVVAGLVRAQTCPSVCSCSNQFSKVICTRRGLRDVPDGISTNTRYLNLQENLIQVIKVDSFKHLRHLEILQLSKNHIRKIELGAFNGLASLNTLELFDNRLTTIPNGAFEYLSKLKELWLRNNPIESIPSYAFNRVPSLRRLDLGELKRLSYISEGAFEGLSNLRYLNLGMCNLKEIPNLIPLVKLDELEMSGNQLAVIRPGSFKGLIHLQKLWMMHAQIQTIERNSFDDLQSLVELNLAHNNLTLLPHDLFTPLHHLERVHLHHNPWNCNCDILWLSWWLKEMVPANTSCCARCSSPSHHKGRYIGELDQNYFHCYAPVIVEPPADLNVTEGSAAELKCRASSLTSVSWITPNGSIMTHGAYKIRISVLNDGTLNFTNVTMQDTGTYTCMVSNSAGNTTASATLNVSSTENSSFSYFTTVTVETIETPHNEGFTTTVQQKVGPTPSAGSSWESVSPTSTTTTTVRTPQSTRATEKTYTIPVTEPSGESSLNGLDEVMKTTKIIIGCFVAITLMAAVMLIIFYKMRKQHHQQNHHAPTRTIEIINVDEDCVTGGPGMEGHLTLPPLEHEHLNHYNAYKTAYNHASTINSIHSSAHEPLLIRASSKDNVQETQI, encoded by the coding sequence ATGTTAAACAAGATGACctcttctcagcagcagcagatgatgCGAGGTCCTAGGTGGAACCGGGCCTTGTCCGACCCTTTGTTTGTGCTGCTTCTGGCCCTCCAGCTGCTGGTGGTAGCAGGGCTGGTACGTGCTCAGACGTGCCCCTCTGTCTGCTCCTGTAGTAACCAGTTCAGCAAAGTCATCTGCACCCGGCGAGGCCTGCGGGATGTCCCTGATGGCATCTCTACCAACACACGCTACCTGAATCTGCAAGAAAATCTCATTCAGGTCATAAAGGTGGACAGCTTCAAGCACCTGAGACATCTTGAGATCCTGCAGCTGAGCAAAAACCACATACGCAAAATTGAGCTGGGGGCCTTCAATGGACTGGCCAGCCTCAATACCTTGGAGCTTTTTGATAATCGCCTCACTACTATCCCAAACGGGGCGTTTGAGTACCTGTCCAAGCTAAAGGAGCTTTGGCTGAGGAATAACCCCATAGAGAGCATTCCCTCCTATGCTTTCAACAGAGTTCCCTCATTGCGGAGGTTGGACCTTGGGGAGCTTAAAAGGCTCTCCTACATTTCTGAGGGGGCATTTGAAGGGCTGAGCAATCTGCGCTACTTAAATCTGGGAATGTGCAATCTGAAGGAAATTCCCAACCTTATTCCCCTGGTGAAGCTGGATGAACTGGAGATGTCGGGCAACCAGCTAGCTGTCATCCGGCCTGGCTCTTTTAAAGGGCTCATCCATTTGCAGAAGCTGTGGATGATGCATGCTCAGATCCAGACCATAGAGAGGAACTCTTTTGATGACCTGCAGTCACTAGTGGAGCTCAATCTAGCCCACAACAACCTAACCCTCTTGCCCCATGATCTCTTCACTCCTTTACATCACCTCGAGAGGGTGCACTTGCACCACAACCCTTGGAATTGTAACTGTGACATCCTCTGGCTAAGCTGGTGGCTTAAGGAGATGGTACCAGCGAACACCAGCTGCTGCGCCCGGTGCAGCTCACCGTCACACCATAAGGGGCGATACATTGGCGAGCTGGACCAGAACTACTTTCACTGTTATGCTCCTGTTATTGTGGAGCCTCCCGCAGACCTAAATGTGACAGAGGGCAGCGCTGCAGAGTTAAAATGCAGAGCCAGCTCCTTGACCTCGGTAAGCTGGATTACACCCAACGGTTCCATCATGACACACGGTGCGTACAAGATCAGAATCTCCGTGCTGAATGACGGCACTCTGAACTTCACCAACGTTACCATGCAGGACACAGGCACGTATACATGTATGGTCAGTAATTCTGCAGGTAACACGACAGCATCTGCCACGCTCAACGTGTCGTCTACAGAGAACAGCAGCTTCAGCTACTTCACCACAGTGACAGTGGAGACCATAGAAACACCACATAATGAAGGCTTCACCACTACTGTGCAACAGAAGGTGGGCCCCACCCCCTCTGCTGGGAGTTCATGGGAGTCTGTTTCACCCACCTCTACGACCACCACCACAGTCCGGACCCCGCAATCCACCCGCGCCACAGAGAAGACTTACACAATCCCTGTCACGGAGCCGAGTGGGGAGAGCTCACTTAACGGCTTGGATGAGGTCATGAAGACGACCAAGATCATCATCGGCTGCTTTGTTGCAATCACACTCATGGCAGCTGTCATGCTGATCATCTTCTACAAGATGCGCAAACAGCACCACCAGCAGAATCACCATGCACCCACACGCACCATTGAGATCATTAATGTGGATGAGGACTGTGTAACAGGAGGCCCAGGCATGGAGGGCCACCTGACTCTGCCTCCTCTTGAGCACGAGCACCTCAACCACTATAACGCCTATAAGACTGCATACAACCATGCCTCCACTATCAACTCCATACACAGCTCGGCGCACGAACCTTTGTTAATCCGGGCCAGCTCAAAAGACAATGTACAAGAGACCCAAATCTAA